Proteins encoded together in one Microcebus murinus isolate Inina chromosome 18, M.murinus_Inina_mat1.0, whole genome shotgun sequence window:
- the B9D1 gene encoding B9 domain-containing protein 1 isoform X2 — MAAAGPSVFLLMVNGQVESAQFPEFDNLYCKYCFVYGQDWAPTAGLEEGISQITSKSRDACQALVWNFPIDITFKSTNPFGWPQIVLSVYGPDVFGNDVVRGYGAVHVPFSPGRHKRTIPMFVPESTSKLQKFTSDPRPVSGLRHPLLQRGDQGHEEAGLQQSACRHTERPRAQHAPGYPWVKALSPLPPP, encoded by the exons ATGGCGGCCGCGGGTCCTAGCGTTTTCCTACTCATGGTCAACGGGCAAGTGGAGAGCGCCCAG TTTCCAGAGTTCGACAACCTCTACTGCAAGTACTGCTTTGTGTACGGCCAGGACTGGGCCCCCACAGCG GGTCTGGAGGAGGGCATCTCACAGATCACATCCAAGAGCCGAGATGCATGCCAAGCACTGGTGTGGAACTTTCCCATCGACATCACCTTTAAAAGCACCAACCCTTTTGGCT GGCCACAGATTGTGCTCAGTGTGTATGGACCAGACGTGTTCGGGAACGACGTGGTCCGAGGCTACGGGGCGGTGCACGTGCCCTTCTCACCTGGCCG ACACAAGAGGACCATCCCCATGTTTGTCCCAGAATCTACATCTAAACTGCAAAAGTTTACAAG TGACCCGCGTCCGGTCTCAGGGCTTCGTCACCCTCTTCTTCAACGTGGTGACCAAGGACATGAGGAAGCTGGGCTACAACAGTCGGCCTGCAGACACACAGAGCGACCCCGGGCCCAGCATGCCCCAGGGTACCCCTGGGTGAAGgcactgtcccctctgcccccaccctga
- the B9D1 gene encoding B9 domain-containing protein 1 isoform X1, translating into MAAAGPSVFLLMVNGQVESAQFPEFDNLYCKYCFVYGQDWAPTAGLEEGISQITSKSRDACQALVWNFPIDITFKSTNPFGWPQIVLSVYGPDVFGNDVVRGYGAVHVPFSPGRHKRTIPMFVPESTSKLQKFTSWFMGRRPEYTDPKVVAQGEGREVTRVRSQGFVTLFFNVVTKDMRKLGYNSRPADTQSDPGPSMPQGTPG; encoded by the exons ATGGCGGCCGCGGGTCCTAGCGTTTTCCTACTCATGGTCAACGGGCAAGTGGAGAGCGCCCAG TTTCCAGAGTTCGACAACCTCTACTGCAAGTACTGCTTTGTGTACGGCCAGGACTGGGCCCCCACAGCG GGTCTGGAGGAGGGCATCTCACAGATCACATCCAAGAGCCGAGATGCATGCCAAGCACTGGTGTGGAACTTTCCCATCGACATCACCTTTAAAAGCACCAACCCTTTTGGCT GGCCACAGATTGTGCTCAGTGTGTATGGACCAGACGTGTTCGGGAACGACGTGGTCCGAGGCTACGGGGCGGTGCACGTGCCCTTCTCACCTGGCCG ACACAAGAGGACCATCCCCATGTTTGTCCCAGAATCTACATCTAAACTGCAAAAGTTTACAAG CTGGTTCATGGGACGGCGGCCCGAGTACACAGACCCCAAGGTGGTGGCTCAGGGTGAAGGCCGGGAAG TGACCCGCGTCCGGTCTCAGGGCTTCGTCACCCTCTTCTTCAACGTGGTGACCAAGGACATGAGGAAGCTGGGCTACAACAGTCGGCCTGCAGACACACAGAGCGACCCCGGGCCCAGCATGCCCCAGGGTACCCCTGGGTGA